In one window of Spartobacteria bacterium DNA:
- a CDS encoding glycerate kinase has protein sequence MINRIVLAFDSFKGNMSADDACHIASQAFYEELPDLDVLMRPMADGGEGTLATLKEATGAELITCRVMGPLPMMTVEAQFGWIPSKQVAIIEMAQASGLTLLTEEQRNPLMTTSYGTGQLIKAAADKGAKHIYLAIGGSATVDGGVGAASAIGWRFRDVHRMEVTCGGEAMEHIAAIIRPKKQLIPPISVLTDVTNPLLGPEGAAAVFGPQKGATPEIIEILERGLENLTVKIKKYTHKDVGTIPGGGAAGGMGAGAVAMMRGRIEPGVDTIMELCGLPDALLHADWVITGEGLFDKTSLHGKVVSGVARAAKLAGAKTAVIAGRSNIDPDEARAAHISYVDDLSHGLSDKESIEQSRELLRAAIHRFIDQNLR, from the coding sequence ATGATCAACAGAATTGTGCTCGCATTTGATTCTTTCAAGGGAAATATGTCGGCAGATGATGCCTGCCACATTGCTTCTCAGGCATTTTATGAGGAACTGCCGGACTTAGACGTACTTATGCGGCCGATGGCCGATGGAGGAGAAGGAACACTGGCCACGCTCAAAGAGGCCACGGGGGCAGAACTGATCACATGCAGGGTGATGGGCCCGCTGCCGATGATGACGGTGGAAGCGCAGTTCGGCTGGATTCCTTCCAAACAGGTCGCCATCATCGAAATGGCTCAAGCCAGCGGTCTGACCCTGCTCACGGAAGAACAGCGCAACCCGCTGATGACCACCAGCTACGGAACGGGCCAGCTGATCAAAGCGGCCGCAGATAAAGGTGCCAAACACATTTATCTGGCCATTGGCGGCAGTGCCACCGTGGATGGCGGTGTGGGTGCCGCATCGGCTATTGGCTGGCGCTTCCGCGATGTACACCGCATGGAGGTCACCTGCGGCGGCGAAGCCATGGAGCATATCGCCGCTATTATCCGACCAAAAAAACAATTGATCCCGCCCATATCTGTGCTCACCGATGTGACCAACCCGCTGCTGGGGCCCGAAGGTGCCGCCGCGGTATTTGGTCCGCAGAAAGGCGCGACTCCGGAAATCATTGAAATTCTGGAGCGAGGACTGGAAAATCTTACGGTAAAAATCAAAAAATATACCCACAAAGATGTCGGAACGATTCCCGGCGGCGGAGCCGCAGGAGGAATGGGTGCCGGAGCTGTCGCCATGATGCGCGGGCGCATTGAACCGGGCGTTGACACCATTATGGAACTGTGCGGACTGCCCGATGCGCTGTTACACGCCGACTGGGTTATCACCGGCGAGGGTCTTTTTGATAAAACGTCTCTGCACGGGAAGGTCGTTTCCGGCGTGGCCCGGGCAGCTAAACTGGCCGGAGCAAAAACGGCTGTGATCGCCGGACGCTCGAACATAGATCCGGACGAAGCCAGAGCGGCACACATCTCCTATGTCGATGATTTGTCACATGGATTATCTGATAAAGAATCTATCGAACAGTCACGCGAACTGCTGCGGGCGGCCATACACCGCTTTATTGATCAGAATCTCCGTTAG
- a CDS encoding ABC transporter ATP-binding protein: protein MIEFRNVSKHFGTQQVLDGASFRINEAERIGITGPNGSGKSTLFGLICGDIEADQGDVWLQARLRIGHLRQQLNAHDQNRSLLTYVCDTMPELKAIRLRIHEVEHALPEADEESKATLLNELGQLQTHLEHLGAYDLQTRAETTLCGLGFNASELESPFTTFSGGWQMRAELARVLISEPDVLLLDEPSNYLDIPAVEWLQKFIRAFQGTLLLISHDRYLLETLTNVTLEMAGGRVTRYPGNYSYYRRERTARAEQLQAAARNQAQKREHLERFVERFRSKATKATQVQSRIKMLERMDDIDMQPETPAFSGLRLPAPPDSGTESLAFHGVCFGYPEQERPLFEGLDFSMQRGDKVALIGYNGMGKTTLMRLMAGKLEPSGGKRRLGHHVVIGYQSQEFAETMPPERSLFNVIKDAHAAISDADARGLLGSFGFGGDAVHKTVAVLSGGEKIRLAFARIFANPPNMLLLDEPTTHLDIDSRRALEKALSAYAGTVCIVSHDIEFIRHVATQILSLTEEGLERYCGGYDYYREKSGQSGFSSGGAADADTLQRKEQRKERGRQREADKARLRTLNKAVNQAEKMIEKLETERDTLVEQLSSGEEVDYATLNKRLADIQQELEKQNDVWEKSALELETIEVY from the coding sequence ATGATCGAATTTAGAAATGTAAGTAAACATTTTGGCACACAGCAGGTGCTGGATGGGGCGTCGTTCCGCATTAATGAAGCCGAAAGGATCGGTATTACCGGCCCTAACGGTTCGGGCAAAAGTACTTTATTTGGACTGATTTGCGGCGATATCGAGGCCGATCAGGGAGATGTCTGGCTACAGGCGAGGCTGCGTATCGGACACCTTCGCCAGCAGCTGAATGCCCATGATCAGAATCGATCCCTGCTAACCTATGTCTGTGATACCATGCCTGAATTAAAGGCGATCCGCCTGCGAATTCATGAAGTGGAGCATGCGCTACCGGAAGCGGATGAGGAGTCCAAGGCCACGTTGTTGAATGAATTGGGACAGTTGCAGACCCATTTGGAACATCTCGGAGCCTATGATTTGCAGACACGCGCGGAGACGACCCTGTGTGGTTTGGGATTCAATGCATCGGAACTGGAAAGCCCGTTTACGACGTTCAGCGGCGGATGGCAAATGCGTGCGGAACTTGCCCGCGTTTTGATTTCAGAGCCGGATGTGCTGCTGCTCGATGAACCGTCAAACTATCTTGATATTCCTGCTGTGGAATGGCTTCAAAAGTTTATTCGCGCTTTTCAGGGAACCTTGCTGCTGATTTCGCATGATCGCTACCTGCTGGAAACCTTGACGAACGTGACGCTGGAAATGGCCGGCGGCCGTGTGACCCGTTATCCGGGAAATTATTCGTATTACCGTCGTGAACGAACGGCCCGGGCCGAGCAGCTGCAGGCGGCGGCAAGGAATCAGGCGCAAAAACGGGAACATCTCGAACGCTTTGTCGAACGTTTCCGTTCCAAGGCGACCAAGGCCACACAGGTGCAGAGCCGCATTAAAATGCTCGAACGAATGGATGATATCGATATGCAGCCGGAGACCCCTGCGTTTTCCGGTCTACGACTGCCCGCCCCGCCGGACAGCGGAACGGAATCGCTGGCCTTTCATGGCGTGTGTTTCGGATACCCGGAACAGGAGAGGCCGCTGTTTGAAGGTCTGGATTTCAGCATGCAGCGTGGTGATAAAGTGGCACTGATCGGATACAACGGGATGGGTAAAACCACGCTGATGCGGCTGATGGCCGGAAAATTGGAACCATCCGGAGGCAAACGCCGTCTGGGACATCATGTGGTCATCGGGTATCAGTCCCAGGAATTTGCCGAAACCATGCCGCCGGAACGCTCGCTCTTTAATGTGATCAAAGACGCCCATGCCGCCATTAGCGATGCCGATGCACGCGGACTGCTCGGCAGTTTTGGCTTTGGCGGTGATGCCGTTCATAAAACCGTGGCGGTATTGAGCGGCGGAGAAAAGATTCGGCTGGCCTTTGCCCGCATTTTTGCCAATCCGCCCAATATGCTGCTGCTTGATGAACCGACGACCCATTTAGATATCGATTCACGGCGGGCTCTGGAAAAAGCCTTGTCCGCATATGCAGGAACCGTGTGCATCGTGAGTCATGATATTGAATTTATCCGTCACGTAGCGACCCAGATTCTATCCCTCACAGAGGAGGGGCTGGAGCGGTATTGCGGAGGTTACGATTATTATCGTGAAAAAAGCGGACAATCCGGCTTTTCCTCCGGCGGCGCAGCCGATGCAGATACTTTGCAGCGCAAAGAGCAGCGCAAAGAGCGGGGGCGTCAGCGGGAGGCCGACAAAGCCCGTCTGCGGACATTGAATAAAGCCGTCAACCAGGCAGAAAAGATGATCGAGAAACTGGAGACCGAACGTGATACGCTCGTAGAACAGCTTTCCAGCGGCGAAGAGGTTGATTATGCTACGCTCAATAAAAGACTTGCCGACATTCAACAGGAGCTTGAAAAGCAAAATGATGTATGGGAAAAAAGCGCATTAGAACTGGAAACCATTGAGGTGTATTGA
- a CDS encoding GTPase: MNKGSIMATGVNGSLDKHENDVQRFYDEALQPLAEKLTFQLSRQPKSVPGDPMVLFLGNHSSGKSSFINYLIGAERQKTGLAPTDDGFTIISYGKQQDEMDGHAVVHHPELPFGRLEKLGPTFLAKLKLKTHPGQLLRSMSLIDSPGMIDDASPSGKGRGYDFSEAVREMAEMADLILFFFDPHKPGTTGETVEIFNSQLSGLEHKLLIIVNKVDLFCTIRDFARTYGALCWNLSKTMNTKDIPHIYNTYIPAFADARQSIPLADFDQSREEVIAEIRRTPVRRVDNLVNDLINEASQLSMMGRVVEGIGSYFRVLKLKQWGCTALFAACIIGSGILYWEKPEMGLFITGLLVGAALSGCMALLFYVISRMKEKDLTANSTHLNRFFESAYRSELMLKNRADLRARWHLLRPQIASTITVKSVRHLPCGPLQRRRIKTLDKQIETDFIKLRRKLDSATPSEQE; the protein is encoded by the coding sequence ATGAATAAGGGGTCGATTATGGCAACAGGTGTAAATGGATCTTTGGATAAGCATGAAAACGATGTGCAGCGGTTCTATGACGAGGCACTTCAGCCTTTAGCAGAGAAATTGACATTCCAATTATCGAGGCAGCCTAAAAGTGTCCCGGGCGATCCCATGGTGCTGTTTCTAGGCAATCATTCGTCCGGAAAATCCTCCTTTATTAATTATCTTATCGGGGCGGAGCGCCAGAAAACCGGCCTGGCACCAACGGATGACGGCTTCACCATCATTTCCTATGGAAAGCAGCAGGATGAAATGGACGGCCATGCTGTGGTACATCATCCGGAACTGCCTTTTGGTCGACTTGAAAAACTCGGGCCGACTTTTTTGGCAAAACTGAAGCTTAAAACCCATCCCGGCCAACTATTGCGGTCTATGAGTCTCATCGACAGCCCGGGAATGATCGATGACGCGTCGCCCTCAGGTAAAGGGCGAGGCTATGATTTTTCTGAGGCCGTACGTGAAATGGCCGAGATGGCGGATCTGATTCTTTTCTTCTTTGATCCGCATAAACCGGGCACCACCGGGGAAACCGTAGAAATTTTCAATTCTCAGTTATCAGGGCTGGAGCATAAACTGCTTATCATCGTCAACAAAGTTGACTTATTCTGCACGATTCGCGATTTTGCCAGAACCTACGGCGCACTGTGCTGGAATCTGTCCAAGACCATGAATACAAAAGATATCCCGCATATCTACAATACATATATTCCCGCCTTTGCTGACGCGCGGCAGAGCATTCCCCTTGCGGATTTTGATCAGTCCAGAGAGGAAGTCATTGCTGAAATCAGGCGGACTCCCGTTCGTCGCGTTGACAATCTGGTTAATGATCTCATCAATGAAGCGTCACAGCTATCGATGATGGGGCGAGTCGTCGAAGGCATTGGCTCCTATTTCCGAGTGCTGAAGCTAAAACAATGGGGATGTACCGCCCTGTTTGCGGCATGTATCATCGGCAGTGGAATATTGTACTGGGAAAAGCCCGAAATGGGTTTGTTTATCACAGGGCTGTTGGTTGGTGCGGCACTTTCTGGCTGTATGGCACTGCTGTTTTATGTGATTTCGCGCATGAAAGAGAAAGACCTGACGGCGAATTCGACCCACCTGAATCGTTTCTTTGAGTCTGCTTACCGCTCAGAACTGATGCTAAAAAACAGAGCGGATTTACGGGCTCGCTGGCATCTTCTTCGGCCTCAGATTGCCAGCACGATAACCGTTAAGTCCGTACGCCATCTTCCCTGCGGCCCCTTGCAGCGCCGCAGAATAAAAACGCTGGATAAACAGATCGAAACGGACTTCATCAAACTGCGGCGCAAGCTGGACTCAGCCACTCCGTCTGAACAGGAATAA
- a CDS encoding NYN domain-containing protein, translating into MSQHTETKNMALYCDFENVALGVREISNDPFNINKVLERLLVKGSIVVKKAYCDWNRYKEFKTGMHEAAFELIEIPHVRMSGKNSADIRMVVDALDLCYTKEHVDTFVIISGDSDFSPLVSKLRENNKTVIGVGVKNSTSDLLTTNCDEFIFYDDLVRGKPQRKKAPMRQKTAIDKAVKPTPDDDKKLEGLELVLETYEALVEERGEGEKCWGSMIKQTLKRRNPGFSESYYGFRSFSEVLEEAQRREMLSLERDEKSGGYIVSDWSTL; encoded by the coding sequence ATGTCTCAGCACACAGAAACAAAAAATATGGCCCTGTATTGTGATTTTGAGAATGTCGCATTGGGGGTACGTGAAATCAGTAACGATCCATTCAATATAAACAAGGTTTTGGAGCGGCTGCTGGTGAAGGGCAGCATTGTTGTGAAAAAGGCGTACTGTGACTGGAATCGGTACAAAGAATTTAAGACGGGCATGCATGAGGCGGCATTTGAACTGATTGAAATTCCGCATGTGCGCATGTCTGGAAAGAATTCTGCCGATATTCGTATGGTGGTGGATGCGCTGGATTTGTGTTACACAAAGGAGCATGTGGATACCTTTGTTATCATCAGCGGCGATTCCGATTTTTCACCGCTCGTAAGCAAGCTTCGAGAAAACAACAAGACCGTGATTGGCGTAGGCGTAAAGAACTCGACGTCGGATTTACTTACCACCAACTGCGATGAATTCATTTTTTACGATGATCTGGTGCGTGGCAAACCGCAGCGCAAAAAAGCACCGATGCGCCAGAAGACTGCGATCGATAAGGCCGTCAAGCCCACACCTGACGACGATAAAAAGCTGGAAGGACTGGAGCTGGTGCTTGAAACCTACGAAGCCCTGGTGGAGGAACGCGGTGAAGGGGAGAAATGCTGGGGCTCCATGATTAAACAGACACTGAAGCGGCGCAATCCGGGATTCAGCGAATCCTATTATGGGTTCCGTTCTTTCAGCGAAGTGCTGGAAGAAGCGCAACGGCGTGAAATGCTTTCGCTGGAACGCGATGAAAAATCCGGCGGATATATTGTCAGTGACTGGAGCACGCTCTGA
- a CDS encoding transketolase — MDNKTRRELECFAAQIRLETLKEFMTLGFGHIGGSMSVVELLAVLYGKTMRVDPKNPKWADRDYLVCSKGHAGPAVYATLALRGYFPLETLKTLNANGTHLPSHCDMNQTIGVDMTTGSLGQGVSTSMGIATGNKIDQRENYTFLVVGDGELNEGQCWEGFMYAAHHKLDHLICFVDDNKKQLDGYTCDINEPHSFVQKFESFGFHAQKVDGADVGAIYEAIEAAKKVTGKPSVIVLDTIKGQGLKFVEDTMANHSIKLGKAEMEAAGKAVIMLEKQIAELKG; from the coding sequence ATGGATAATAAAACAAGAAGAGAACTCGAATGTTTCGCAGCCCAGATCCGGCTCGAAACACTAAAAGAATTCATGACACTTGGATTCGGTCACATCGGCGGCTCCATGTCCGTAGTAGAGCTGCTTGCCGTTCTTTATGGAAAAACAATGCGCGTAGATCCCAAAAATCCAAAATGGGCCGACCGCGACTATTTGGTGTGCTCCAAAGGCCATGCCGGACCCGCTGTTTATGCCACCTTGGCACTCAGAGGGTATTTTCCCTTGGAAACCCTCAAGACACTGAATGCCAACGGCACACACCTGCCCAGTCATTGCGATATGAATCAGACCATCGGCGTCGATATGACCACCGGCTCGCTCGGTCAGGGGGTATCCACATCCATGGGCATTGCCACCGGTAATAAAATCGATCAGCGCGAAAATTACACGTTCCTGGTCGTTGGCGATGGCGAACTCAACGAAGGGCAGTGCTGGGAAGGCTTCATGTATGCCGCCCATCACAAACTGGATCACCTGATCTGCTTCGTCGATGACAACAAGAAGCAGCTCGACGGGTATACCTGCGACATCAATGAACCCCATAGTTTTGTGCAGAAATTCGAATCCTTCGGCTTCCACGCACAAAAAGTTGATGGAGCCGACGTCGGTGCTATCTACGAAGCCATCGAGGCCGCCAAGAAAGTCACCGGCAAACCATCCGTCATCGTGCTCGACACCATCAAAGGGCAGGGACTCAAATTCGTCGAAGACACCATGGCCAACCACAGCATCAAACTGGGAAAAGCCGAAATGGAAGCCGCCGGCAAAGCGGTCATCATGCTTGAAAAACAAATCGCAGAGCTGAAGGGATAA
- a CDS encoding redoxin domain-containing protein, which translates to MFKSVTIFVLLIGLGLAGCGKKEEPAVTPEIAAVPAKPTVSPKIMARIHSLVGTSLINRLGEPVSPEVLAGKKIGLYFSADWSPPCRYFTPRLIDFYEKMRIRHEAFEVVLVPRDHSAQDQMIYMRSMKIPWPAIPYSDQSLINKLILNYSVNQTGIPLLVIIDADGTLITTEGRSEIMRKELDAYDAW; encoded by the coding sequence ATGTTTAAATCCGTTACCATTTTCGTGCTCTTGATCGGACTGGGTCTCGCGGGATGCGGCAAAAAAGAGGAACCGGCGGTTACCCCTGAAATCGCTGCCGTTCCCGCAAAACCTACCGTTTCGCCTAAAATTATGGCGCGAATTCACTCGCTGGTGGGAACCAGTCTGATTAATCGCCTCGGCGAACCGGTATCACCAGAGGTGCTTGCGGGTAAAAAGATCGGGTTGTATTTTTCTGCCGACTGGAGTCCGCCCTGCCGGTATTTCACTCCCCGTCTGATTGACTTTTATGAAAAAATGCGGATCCGTCATGAGGCGTTTGAAGTCGTGTTGGTTCCACGAGACCATTCTGCACAAGACCAGATGATTTACATGCGCTCGATGAAAATACCTTGGCCCGCCATTCCCTACAGCGATCAATCACTTATTAATAAATTGATCCTCAATTACAGCGTGAATCAGACGGGCATTCCGCTCCTGGTTATCATCGATGCCGACGGGACGCTCATTACAACAGAGGGGCGTTCCGAAATCATGCGCAAAGAACTGGATGCCTACGACGCATGGTAA
- a CDS encoding J domain-containing protein, producing MDFKDYYAALGVSKTASADEIKKTYRTQARKYHPDINHAPEAEKKFKEISEAYEVLSDPEKRKKYDQLGADWKAGRQWQPPPGGRGSGRSYTYRSGGGSSDPFSGDDMGGFSDFFESIFGGMGGQSQGRPRARQTWRRKGSDHEADMEITLEEAVNGITRPISLQKTDVNAHGQPQQQNVTLNVTIPPGTGQNSRIRLAQQGGAGSGGAPSGDLYLHVIIKHHNRFKLNGRNLHADLCVTPWEAALGAKINFKTIRGRTMVVTLPPGTSSGSQMRFKGQGMSASGTKHAGDLLLTIRIMIPKKLTDAETRLFKQLAEQSSFDPRKE from the coding sequence ATGGACTTTAAAGACTACTATGCCGCATTGGGCGTCTCCAAGACAGCCAGTGCTGATGAAATTAAAAAGACCTACAGAACACAGGCACGTAAATATCATCCCGATATCAATCATGCCCCTGAAGCAGAAAAAAAGTTTAAAGAGATCAGTGAAGCCTATGAAGTGCTTTCCGATCCTGAAAAGCGCAAAAAATACGATCAGCTGGGAGCGGATTGGAAAGCCGGCAGACAATGGCAGCCGCCTCCCGGGGGACGTGGCAGCGGCAGAAGCTATACCTATCGCTCCGGCGGCGGCTCTTCCGACCCTTTTTCAGGGGACGATATGGGAGGCTTCAGCGACTTTTTTGAAAGCATTTTTGGCGGAATGGGCGGTCAGAGTCAGGGGCGTCCCCGCGCGCGTCAGACTTGGAGACGCAAAGGCAGTGATCATGAAGCCGATATGGAAATCACTCTAGAAGAGGCTGTTAACGGCATCACGCGTCCCATTTCCCTCCAGAAAACCGACGTCAATGCCCATGGCCAGCCGCAACAGCAGAATGTCACACTGAATGTCACGATTCCACCGGGGACGGGACAGAACAGCCGTATACGTCTGGCACAGCAGGGCGGTGCCGGAAGCGGCGGTGCACCAAGCGGAGATCTCTATCTGCATGTGATTATTAAGCATCATAACCGATTCAAACTGAATGGTCGTAATCTACACGCAGATCTTTGCGTTACCCCTTGGGAGGCGGCACTGGGTGCAAAAATCAATTTCAAAACGATTCGGGGAAGAACCATGGTTGTGACGCTGCCGCCCGGAACATCCAGCGGCAGCCAGATGCGTTTCAAAGGGCAGGGGATGTCTGCCAGCGGGACGAAGCATGCAGGCGATCTTCTGCTGACCATTCGCATTATGATCCCGAAAAAACTGACCGACGCCGAAACACGGCTGTTCAAACAGCTGGCGGAGCAATCCTCCTTCGATCCGCGTAAGGAGTGA
- a CDS encoding efflux RND transporter permease subunit, whose product MNLTEWAVKNKHTVLIFSCLLLIGGMVSYSRLGKLKNPEFTIQTAVVITEYPGASAEEVDMQVTEVIEKYAQKLASLKHVRSYSSPDVSVVYVDIQDSFPPEAMPQIWDELRERMENAEADLPDGAQTPEVIDHFGDTYGVFLALTGDGFSYDELRVAAEYMQKRLKLCDNVAQVELFAVQEQNIVVELSRERMANLSVDPEVLVNTLNNQNNVAYFGSLNASDSLIRLHPAANFTSLNSIKNLVIPTRDNHLIKLGDIATVFRDYKTPADTLFRFDGKPALGIGISTVAGGNTINLGRAVKAKLAELTTELPDGLDINIVNFQADGVRESINEFILALAEAILIVLVVLLLSLGWRSAMVITNGLLVNICGTFILMSWFGIDLQLVSISSLIIVLGMLVDDSVVVTDNVMVRLRDPQLTTDDACIHAARATGWPQLIATVIAIASFLPIDMAQSSTGEYCKTLFQVVAIALGISWVQAMTVVPVLSGKLLKPGKERADPYGTRFYTAYKNVLASAMRHCWLTTVLLVILLAAAVWGFTFIPYTFMPDDSRDQFFVNYWLPEGTRMERTSADLQQIEKDLLTWPEITHVTTTVGSGPLRFLLTFTPEPQHTCYGSMIIQTRSKADVDATQKKVRTYLSDHFPEADPLVTDFSLSGAPDYGVEARFSGEDPVVLRTIADKAMKILAANSHTRSVRQNWRNRIPVLEPEYDQTAALSRGVNLPALSQSLLRITHGLPIGTYRESDQLIPILVRAPADEWEQPLDLANQPVWGQNDQSVPAASVLNDRPVQLRESTIWRYDRICTITVQCNPVDGVTIAALQNELSPLIESMKLPTGYTLAWGGQKDFSDESNNSVAQQLPLALSIMFIAVVLLFNGIKQPIIILLTLPLSIVGITVAMLLSGKGMGFMAMLGMLSLIGMMIRNAVILIGEIDEWIAKGTPPWTAVIDASVTRVRPVMITACTTTFGMIPLINDTLFGAMSVTIMGGLMFATILTLVFIPVLYVMIYRISSK is encoded by the coding sequence ATGAATCTCACTGAATGGGCTGTTAAAAACAAACACACCGTATTGATCTTCTCCTGCCTGCTGCTCATCGGCGGCATGGTTTCTTATTCCCGGCTGGGCAAACTAAAAAATCCGGAATTCACCATTCAAACCGCTGTGGTCATCACGGAATACCCAGGTGCATCGGCTGAAGAAGTGGATATGCAGGTAACAGAGGTTATTGAAAAATATGCACAGAAATTGGCCAGTTTAAAGCATGTGCGCTCCTACTCTTCGCCAGATGTATCGGTCGTTTATGTGGATATTCAGGACTCCTTTCCGCCTGAAGCCATGCCGCAGATATGGGATGAGCTGCGCGAACGCATGGAAAATGCAGAAGCAGATCTTCCAGACGGTGCTCAGACCCCTGAGGTCATTGACCATTTTGGTGACACCTACGGCGTATTTCTCGCACTTACAGGTGATGGCTTCAGCTATGACGAACTGCGGGTTGCGGCAGAGTATATGCAGAAACGCCTGAAATTATGCGACAACGTCGCGCAGGTTGAGCTGTTTGCTGTTCAGGAACAAAATATCGTTGTGGAGCTTTCCCGCGAGCGCATGGCGAACCTGAGTGTCGATCCCGAAGTACTGGTGAACACGCTTAACAACCAGAATAATGTCGCCTATTTTGGTTCACTGAATGCCTCCGACAGCCTTATACGATTACACCCCGCCGCCAATTTCACATCGCTGAACTCCATTAAAAATCTGGTTATTCCCACGCGGGATAATCACCTGATCAAACTGGGCGATATTGCCACCGTTTTCCGCGATTACAAAACCCCGGCAGACACCCTCTTCCGCTTTGATGGGAAACCGGCGCTTGGAATCGGAATATCGACTGTCGCCGGAGGCAACACCATTAATTTAGGTAGAGCCGTAAAGGCGAAACTCGCGGAACTGACCACGGAGCTTCCCGACGGACTGGATATCAATATTGTAAATTTCCAGGCGGACGGGGTCAGGGAATCGATCAATGAATTTATTCTGGCACTGGCCGAAGCCATTCTGATCGTACTGGTGGTTCTGCTTTTATCGCTGGGCTGGCGCAGTGCTATGGTGATTACCAACGGTCTACTGGTCAATATTTGCGGCACATTTATTCTTATGTCCTGGTTCGGAATTGACCTGCAGCTGGTATCCATCTCTTCTCTTATTATCGTTTTGGGCATGCTGGTGGATGATTCGGTGGTGGTAACAGACAACGTGATGGTTCGTCTGCGCGATCCCCAATTGACAACCGACGACGCCTGTATCCATGCGGCCCGAGCCACCGGTTGGCCCCAGCTGATTGCCACCGTCATTGCCATCGCCTCGTTTTTACCCATTGATATGGCACAGAGCAGTACGGGAGAATATTGCAAAACCCTGTTTCAGGTTGTGGCCATTGCGTTAGGAATCAGCTGGGTGCAGGCGATGACCGTGGTTCCGGTGCTCAGCGGCAAACTGCTTAAACCCGGCAAAGAACGTGCCGATCCCTATGGAACGCGTTTTTATACCGCATACAAAAATGTGTTGGCCAGCGCCATGCGCCATTGCTGGTTAACAACCGTCCTCCTCGTGATCCTGCTGGCGGCGGCGGTCTGGGGATTTACGTTTATTCCCTACACCTTTATGCCCGACGATTCGCGCGATCAGTTTTTTGTCAATTACTGGCTGCCCGAAGGAACACGTATGGAACGCACATCCGCAGACCTGCAACAAATCGAAAAAGACTTACTGACCTGGCCGGAAATCACCCATGTTACCACCACGGTCGGCAGCGGCCCCCTGCGTTTTTTACTGACGTTTACTCCGGAACCGCAGCATACCTGTTACGGTTCCATGATCATTCAAACCCGCAGCAAAGCCGACGTGGACGCTACACAAAAGAAGGTACGCACCTATTTGAGCGACCACTTCCCCGAGGCCGATCCACTGGTCACCGATTTTAGTTTATCGGGGGCACCGGATTATGGCGTCGAAGCGCGCTTTTCGGGTGAAGATCCTGTCGTACTGCGCACCATCGCGGATAAAGCCATGAAGATTCTGGCGGCAAATTCCCATACCCGTTCGGTTCGCCAGAACTGGCGGAATCGGATCCCTGTTCTAGAACCCGAATACGATCAGACGGCCGCCCTTTCCCGTGGCGTCAACCTGCCCGCTCTTTCACAGTCACTGCTTCGCATCACGCACGGGTTACCTATCGGAACCTATCGGGAATCCGACCAGCTTATACCTATTTTAGTGCGTGCGCCGGCCGACGAATGGGAACAGCCGCTGGATCTGGCCAATCAACCGGTCTGGGGACAAAATGATCAATCCGTTCCGGCGGCCTCTGTGCTCAATGATCGCCCGGTTCAACTGCGTGAAAGCACCATCTGGCGTTATGATCGGATTTGTACCATTACCGTTCAGTGCAACCCGGTCGACGGAGTCACCATTGCCGCCCTGCAGAACGAACTCTCTCCACTGATTGAATCGATGAAACTGCCGACGGGATATACGCTGGCGTGGGGCGGACAAAAGGACTTTTCTGACGAATCAAACAACAGTGTCGCCCAACAGCTGCCTCTAGCGTTGAGCATCATGTTTATTGCCGTGGTGCTTCTTTTCAACGGCATCAAACAACCCATCATCATTCTGCTGACACTGCCGCTGTCCATTGTCGGAATCACCGTCGCCATGCTGCTTTCCGGCAAGGGGATGGGCTTCATGGCGATGCTGGGCATGCTTAGTTTAATCGGTATGATGATTCGTAACGCCGTGATTCTCATTGGGGAAATCGACGAATGGATTGCAAAAGGCACGCCGCCCTGGACTGCGGTGATTGATGCCTCCGTTACACGCGTTCGCCCCGTGATGATTACGGCCTGCACCACCACGTTCGGCATGATTCCACTAATCAATGACACCCTTTTCGGAGCCATGTCCGTTACCATAATGGGCGGACTGATGTTTGCCACGATTTTGACGCTGGTCTTTATCCCGGTGCTCTACGTCATGATTTATCGTATCTCATCGAAATAA